Proteins encoded by one window of Catharus ustulatus isolate bCatUst1 chromosome Z, bCatUst1.pri.v2, whole genome shotgun sequence:
- the TJP2 gene encoding tight junction protein ZO-2 isoform X3, whose translation MMLWFTIQSISALVHKVILMPLLMEGLVFWKEIPAPGMEELIWEQYTVTLQKDSKRGFGIAVSGGRDNPHFENGETSIVISDVLPGGPADGLLQENDRVVIVNGTPMENVLHSFAVQQLRKSGKVATIVVKRPRKVQAAALQRSPSLDYEDRALDVMDDHAEFDGKSARSGYSERSWHSGNGGRSQSWGNNLDASYRDEHDRGRNRSRDRGREGSYSRERSRGRSVDRSLDRDYRRDRSRGRSIDRDAGYERDYRGDYSPPSYSHGSLSDPRYGREMRNHSRDRLRSRSPSPEIHHQHEYLGLQDQSAPISVLLTKGRHNEEYGLRLGSQIFIKEMTRTGLATKDGNLHEGDIILKINGTVTENMSLADARKLIEKSRGKLQLVVLRDRKQTLLNIPSLNDSDSEMDDISEIESNRSFSPQDDRLHHSDLDSHSSNEKLKEKPNAKEDPSSRMSRMGAMPTPFKSTGDISIPAVTAVDSNKELKHQDDPAVPQPKAATRTILKPSPEDEAIYGPNTKMVRFKKGDSVGLRLAGGNDVGIFIAGIQEGTSADQEGLQEGDQILKVNTQDFRGIVREEAVLYLLEIPKGETVTILAQSKYEVYRDIMACGRGDSFFIRSHFECEKESPQSLAFTRGEIFRVVDTLYDGKLGNWLAVRIGNELEKGLIPNKSRAEQMASVQNAQKDGSSDRADFWRTRGQRSGAKKNLRKSREDLTAIVSVSTKFPAYERVQLREAGFKRPVVIFGPIADVAMEKLSNDLPHLYQTAKTEPRDAGSEKSTGVVRLNTVRQIIEQDKHALLDVTPKAVDLLNYTQWFPIVVFFNPDSKQGVKTMRQRLCSTSNKSSRKLYEQANKLKKTCSHLFTATINLNSANDSWYGSLKDTIQQQQGEAVWVSEGKMDGMEDDADDRMSYLTAMGADYLSCDSRLISDLEDTDGEGGAYTDNELDEPLEEPRISSVSRSSEPVHHEESLKKLAPETRAQLRKAGSREILREPSPPPAFKPEPPKGKLQNKEDPYDFPKNYDSRSSNVAVSSETSTVSAKAAPPPVSVKPAFGRPILRNSQPAVLLTEEEEEEAKLEEEGSEQENTPKSVLRKVKIFEEMDHKARMQRMQELQEAQNARLEIAQKHPDIYAVPVKTQKSEQSWPQPMSNRPPEPQKPPVRPYLENRVSYGSDAEEEEEEYRRKLADHSKKGYYGQPSRYRDTEL comes from the exons agaaaatgacCGAGTGGTCATAGTTAATGGGACCCCGATGGAAAATGTTCTACATTCTTTTGCAGTTCAGCAGCTtaggaaaagtggaaaagtgGCCACTATT GTAGTGAAAAGACCAAGGAAAGTGCAGGCTGCTGCCCTTCAGAGAAGCCCCTCCCTTGACTATGAGGACAGAGCTTTAGATGTAATGGATGACCATGCAGAATTTGATGGCAAAAGTGCTCGAAGTGGCTACAGTGAGAGAAGCTGGCACAGTGGAAATGGGGGGCGCAGCCAAAGCTGGGGAAACAACCTGGATGCGAGCTACAGAGATGAGCATGACCGAGGGCGTAACCGGAGCAGAGACCgtggcagggagggcagctACAGCCGCGAGCGCAGCCGGGGCAGGAGCGTTGACAGGAGCTTGGATCGAGACTATAGGAGGGATcggagcagaggaaggagcatTGACAGGGATGCTGGCTATGAGCGGGACTACAGAGGAGACTACAGCCCACCCAGTTACAGCCATGGATCTTTATCTGATCCAAGATATGGGAGGGAAATGAGGAACCATAGTCGGGACAGGCTTCGTTCCCGCAGCCCTTCACCCGAAATACACCACCAGCATGAgtacctggggctgcaggatcAGAGTGCACCAATCAGTGTTCTCCTAACGAAAGGCAGACATAATGAAG AGTATGGACTCCGTCTTGGAAGTCAGATCTTCATAAAAGAAATGACCCGTACTGGCCTAGCAACCAAAGATGGGAACCTTCACGAAGGAGATATCATTCTCAAG ATCAATGGTACAGTGACAGAGAACATGTCTTTAGCTGATGCCCGAAAATTGATTGAGAAGTCACGTGGGAAGCTCCAGCTGGTTGTTCTCAGGGACCGAAAGCAGACACTGCTCAACATTCCTTCATTGAACGACAGTGACTCAGAAATGGATG ATATATCTGAAATAGAGTCAAACAGGTCATTCTCCCCTCAAGATGACAGGTTACATCATTCTGATCTAGATTCACATTCATCcaatgaaaaactgaaagagaaaccAAA tgCAAAAGAGGATCCCTCCAGTAGGATGTCCAGAATGGGAGCTATGCCTACTCCGTTCAAATCAACTGGTGACATTTCTATTCCTGCTGTTACAGCTGTAGACTCAAACAAAGAACTGAAGCATCAAGATGACCCAGCAG tGCCTCAGCCAAAAGCAGCTACACGAACAATTCTTAAACCCAGCCCGGAAGATGAAGCAATATATGG TCCTAATACAAAAATGGTGAGATTCAAGAAGGGGGACAGTGTGGGTCTACGACTGGCTGGTGGAAATGATGTAGGAATATTTATTGCTGGAATTCAAGAAGGCACCTCAGCTGATCAGGAGGGACTGCAGGAAGGAGATCAGATTCTTAAG GTAAACACTCAAGACTTCAGAGGCATTGTTCGGGAAGAAGCTGTTTTGTATCTCTTAGAAATTCCCAAAGGTGAAACTGTGACAATTTTGGCTCAAAGCAAATATGAAG TCTACAGAGACATCATGGCCTGTGGCAGAGGAGATTCATTCTTCATAAGGAGTCACTTTGAATGTGAAAAAGAGTCACCACAGAGCTTAGCATTCACCAGAGGGGAGATTTTTAGAGTAGTTGATACACTGTATGATGGCAAACTGGGAAACTGGCTGGCTGTGAGAATTGGAAATGAACTGGAAAAGGGCCTCATTCCAAATAAGAGCAG AGCTGAACAGATGGCCAGTGTTCAAAATGCACAAAAAGATGGCTCAAGTGATAGGGCAGATTTCTGGAGAACACGTGGGCAGCGATCTGGAGCAAAGAAGAATCTGAGGAAGAGCCGTGAAGATCTGACAGCTATTGTGTCTGTGAGCACAAAATTCCCAGCTTATGAGCGTGTTCAGTTGCGTGAAG ctggtTTTAAGAGACCTGTGGTTATATTTGGCCCTATTGCAGATGTTGCTATGGAAAAGCTGTCAAATGATTTGCCTCACCTGTACCAGACAGCAA AGACAGAGCCCAGAGATGCAGGTTCAGAGAAGTCAACTGGAGTAGTGCGCTTGAACACTGTGAGGCAAATCATTGAGCAG GATAAACATGCTCTGTTGGACGTCACTCCTAAAGCAGTGGACCTGCTAAATTACACCCAGTGGTTTCCAATTGTGGTCTTCTTTAACCCAGACAGTAAGCAGGGTGTGAAGACCATGAGACAAAGGCTATGTTCTACATCAAACAAGAGCTCAAGAAAACTTTATGAGCAAGCaaacaaactgaagaaaacTTGTTCCCACCTCTTTACAG CAACCATTAATTTGAATTCAGCCAACGATAGCTGGTATGGTAGCCTGAAGGATACAATTCAGCAACAGCAAGGAGAAGCAGTATGGGTATCTGAAGGAAAG ATGGATGGCATGGAAGACGATGCAGATGATCGTATGTCTTACCTTACTGCCATGGGTGCTGACTATTTGAGCTGTGACAGTCGGCTGATCAGTGACCTAGAGGATACAGATGGAGAAGGTGGAGCATACACTGACAATGAACTTGATGAACCTTTGGAGGAACCAAGGATTTCATCTGTTAGCCGATCCTCTGAACCTGTGCATCACGAGGAG agTTTAAAAAAGTTGGCTCCAGAAACAAGGGCTCAGTTGAGAAAAGCTGGTAGCAGGGAGATCCTTAGAGAACCGAGTCCACCTCCAGCATTCAAACCTGAACCACCTAAG GGAAAGTTACAAAACAAAGAGGATCCATATGACTTCCCCAAGAACTATGACTCCAGATCAAGTAATGTTGCTGTCAGCAGTGAGACTTCAACTGTATCAGCTAAGGCAGCGCCACCACCTGTTTCTGTGAAACCTGCCTTTGGGCGTCCCATTCTGAGAAACTCTCAGCCAGCAGTCCTGCttacagaggaggaggaggaggaggcaaagttggaagaggaaggaagtgAACAAGAAAATACTCCAAAATCAGTACTgaggaaagtaaaaatatttgaggAGATGGATCACAAGGCAAGGATGCAGAGAATGCAGGAGCTACAAGAGGCCCAAAATGCCAGG CTTGAAATAGCCCAGAAGCATCCAGATATTTATGCTGTCCCTGTCAAAACACAGAAGTCAGAACAGAGCTGGCCCCAGCCAATGAG CAACAGGCCTCCAGAACCCCAGAAGCCTCCTGTCAGACCTTACCTGGAGAACCGCGTCAGCTACGGCAGTGATGcggaagaggaggaggaggagtacCGCCGGAAGCTGGCAGACCACTCTAAGAAGGGCTATTATGGACAGCCTTCCAGatacagggacacagagctgtag
- the TJP2 gene encoding tight junction protein ZO-2 isoform X7: MKTAQALQRMWSHAVKKLGILKGHAPGMEELIWEQYTVTLQKDSKRGFGIAVSGGRDNPHFENGETSIVISDVLPGGPADGLLQENDRVVIVNGTPMENVLHSFAVQQLRKSGKVATIVVKRPRKVQAAALQRSPSLDYEDRALDVMDDHAEFDGKSARSGYSERSWHSGNGGRSQSWGNNLDASYRDEHDRGRNRSRDRGREGSYSRERSRGRSVDRSLDRDYRRDRSRGRSIDRDAGYERDYRGDYSPPSYSHGSLSDPRYGREMRNHSRDRLRSRSPSPEIHHQHEYLGLQDQSAPISVLLTKGRHNEEYGLRLGSQIFIKEMTRTGLATKDGNLHEGDIILKINGTVTENMSLADARKLIEKSRGKLQLVVLRDRKQTLLNIPSLNDSDSEMDDISEIESNRSFSPQDDRLHHSDLDSHSSNEKLKEKPNAKEDPSSRMSRMGAMPTPFKSTGDISIPAVTAVDSNKELKHQDDPAVPQPKAATRTILKPSPEDEAIYGPNTKMVRFKKGDSVGLRLAGGNDVGIFIAGIQEGTSADQEGLQEGDQILKVNTQDFRGIVREEAVLYLLEIPKGETVTILAQSKYEVYRDIMACGRGDSFFIRSHFECEKESPQSLAFTRGEIFRVVDTLYDGKLGNWLAVRIGNELEKGLIPNKSRAEQMASVQNAQKDGSSDRADFWRTRGQRSGAKKNLRKSREDLTAIVSVSTKFPAYERVQLREAGFKRPVVIFGPIADVAMEKLSNDLPHLYQTAKTEPRDAGSEKSTGVVRLNTVRQIIEQDKHALLDVTPKAVDLLNYTQWFPIVVFFNPDSKQGVKTMRQRLCSTSNKSSRKLYEQANKLKKTCSHLFTATINLNSANDSWYGSLKDTIQQQQGEAVWVSEGKMDGMEDDADDRMSYLTAMGADYLSCDSRLISDLEDTDGEGGAYTDNELDEPLEEPRISSVSRSSEPVHHEESLKKLAPETRAQLRKAGSREILREPSPPPAFKPEPPKGKLQNKEDPYDFPKNYDSRSSNVAVSSETSTVSAKAAPPPVSVKPAFGRPILRNSQPAVLLTEEEEEEAKLEEEGSEQENTPKSVLRKVKIFEEMDHKARMQRMQELQEAQNARLEIAQKHPDIYAVPVKTQKSEQSWPQPMSNRPPEPQKPPVRPYLENRVSYGSDAEEEEEEYRRKLADHSKKGYYGQPSRYRDTEL; this comes from the exons agaaaatgacCGAGTGGTCATAGTTAATGGGACCCCGATGGAAAATGTTCTACATTCTTTTGCAGTTCAGCAGCTtaggaaaagtggaaaagtgGCCACTATT GTAGTGAAAAGACCAAGGAAAGTGCAGGCTGCTGCCCTTCAGAGAAGCCCCTCCCTTGACTATGAGGACAGAGCTTTAGATGTAATGGATGACCATGCAGAATTTGATGGCAAAAGTGCTCGAAGTGGCTACAGTGAGAGAAGCTGGCACAGTGGAAATGGGGGGCGCAGCCAAAGCTGGGGAAACAACCTGGATGCGAGCTACAGAGATGAGCATGACCGAGGGCGTAACCGGAGCAGAGACCgtggcagggagggcagctACAGCCGCGAGCGCAGCCGGGGCAGGAGCGTTGACAGGAGCTTGGATCGAGACTATAGGAGGGATcggagcagaggaaggagcatTGACAGGGATGCTGGCTATGAGCGGGACTACAGAGGAGACTACAGCCCACCCAGTTACAGCCATGGATCTTTATCTGATCCAAGATATGGGAGGGAAATGAGGAACCATAGTCGGGACAGGCTTCGTTCCCGCAGCCCTTCACCCGAAATACACCACCAGCATGAgtacctggggctgcaggatcAGAGTGCACCAATCAGTGTTCTCCTAACGAAAGGCAGACATAATGAAG AGTATGGACTCCGTCTTGGAAGTCAGATCTTCATAAAAGAAATGACCCGTACTGGCCTAGCAACCAAAGATGGGAACCTTCACGAAGGAGATATCATTCTCAAG ATCAATGGTACAGTGACAGAGAACATGTCTTTAGCTGATGCCCGAAAATTGATTGAGAAGTCACGTGGGAAGCTCCAGCTGGTTGTTCTCAGGGACCGAAAGCAGACACTGCTCAACATTCCTTCATTGAACGACAGTGACTCAGAAATGGATG ATATATCTGAAATAGAGTCAAACAGGTCATTCTCCCCTCAAGATGACAGGTTACATCATTCTGATCTAGATTCACATTCATCcaatgaaaaactgaaagagaaaccAAA tgCAAAAGAGGATCCCTCCAGTAGGATGTCCAGAATGGGAGCTATGCCTACTCCGTTCAAATCAACTGGTGACATTTCTATTCCTGCTGTTACAGCTGTAGACTCAAACAAAGAACTGAAGCATCAAGATGACCCAGCAG tGCCTCAGCCAAAAGCAGCTACACGAACAATTCTTAAACCCAGCCCGGAAGATGAAGCAATATATGG TCCTAATACAAAAATGGTGAGATTCAAGAAGGGGGACAGTGTGGGTCTACGACTGGCTGGTGGAAATGATGTAGGAATATTTATTGCTGGAATTCAAGAAGGCACCTCAGCTGATCAGGAGGGACTGCAGGAAGGAGATCAGATTCTTAAG GTAAACACTCAAGACTTCAGAGGCATTGTTCGGGAAGAAGCTGTTTTGTATCTCTTAGAAATTCCCAAAGGTGAAACTGTGACAATTTTGGCTCAAAGCAAATATGAAG TCTACAGAGACATCATGGCCTGTGGCAGAGGAGATTCATTCTTCATAAGGAGTCACTTTGAATGTGAAAAAGAGTCACCACAGAGCTTAGCATTCACCAGAGGGGAGATTTTTAGAGTAGTTGATACACTGTATGATGGCAAACTGGGAAACTGGCTGGCTGTGAGAATTGGAAATGAACTGGAAAAGGGCCTCATTCCAAATAAGAGCAG AGCTGAACAGATGGCCAGTGTTCAAAATGCACAAAAAGATGGCTCAAGTGATAGGGCAGATTTCTGGAGAACACGTGGGCAGCGATCTGGAGCAAAGAAGAATCTGAGGAAGAGCCGTGAAGATCTGACAGCTATTGTGTCTGTGAGCACAAAATTCCCAGCTTATGAGCGTGTTCAGTTGCGTGAAG ctggtTTTAAGAGACCTGTGGTTATATTTGGCCCTATTGCAGATGTTGCTATGGAAAAGCTGTCAAATGATTTGCCTCACCTGTACCAGACAGCAA AGACAGAGCCCAGAGATGCAGGTTCAGAGAAGTCAACTGGAGTAGTGCGCTTGAACACTGTGAGGCAAATCATTGAGCAG GATAAACATGCTCTGTTGGACGTCACTCCTAAAGCAGTGGACCTGCTAAATTACACCCAGTGGTTTCCAATTGTGGTCTTCTTTAACCCAGACAGTAAGCAGGGTGTGAAGACCATGAGACAAAGGCTATGTTCTACATCAAACAAGAGCTCAAGAAAACTTTATGAGCAAGCaaacaaactgaagaaaacTTGTTCCCACCTCTTTACAG CAACCATTAATTTGAATTCAGCCAACGATAGCTGGTATGGTAGCCTGAAGGATACAATTCAGCAACAGCAAGGAGAAGCAGTATGGGTATCTGAAGGAAAG ATGGATGGCATGGAAGACGATGCAGATGATCGTATGTCTTACCTTACTGCCATGGGTGCTGACTATTTGAGCTGTGACAGTCGGCTGATCAGTGACCTAGAGGATACAGATGGAGAAGGTGGAGCATACACTGACAATGAACTTGATGAACCTTTGGAGGAACCAAGGATTTCATCTGTTAGCCGATCCTCTGAACCTGTGCATCACGAGGAG agTTTAAAAAAGTTGGCTCCAGAAACAAGGGCTCAGTTGAGAAAAGCTGGTAGCAGGGAGATCCTTAGAGAACCGAGTCCACCTCCAGCATTCAAACCTGAACCACCTAAG GGAAAGTTACAAAACAAAGAGGATCCATATGACTTCCCCAAGAACTATGACTCCAGATCAAGTAATGTTGCTGTCAGCAGTGAGACTTCAACTGTATCAGCTAAGGCAGCGCCACCACCTGTTTCTGTGAAACCTGCCTTTGGGCGTCCCATTCTGAGAAACTCTCAGCCAGCAGTCCTGCttacagaggaggaggaggaggaggcaaagttggaagaggaaggaagtgAACAAGAAAATACTCCAAAATCAGTACTgaggaaagtaaaaatatttgaggAGATGGATCACAAGGCAAGGATGCAGAGAATGCAGGAGCTACAAGAGGCCCAAAATGCCAGG CTTGAAATAGCCCAGAAGCATCCAGATATTTATGCTGTCCCTGTCAAAACACAGAAGTCAGAACAGAGCTGGCCCCAGCCAATGAG CAACAGGCCTCCAGAACCCCAGAAGCCTCCTGTCAGACCTTACCTGGAGAACCGCGTCAGCTACGGCAGTGATGcggaagaggaggaggaggagtacCGCCGGAAGCTGGCAGACCACTCTAAGAAGGGCTATTATGGACAGCCTTCCAGatacagggacacagagctgtag
- the TJP2 gene encoding tight junction protein ZO-2 isoform X8 — MGATQGSAGSGPREPAAGAEQQAPGMEELIWEQYTVTLQKDSKRGFGIAVSGGRDNPHFENGETSIVISDVLPGGPADGLLQENDRVVIVNGTPMENVLHSFAVQQLRKSGKVATIVVKRPRKVQAAALQRSPSLDYEDRALDVMDDHAEFDGKSARSGYSERSWHSGNGGRSQSWGNNLDASYRDEHDRGRNRSRDRGREGSYSRERSRGRSVDRSLDRDYRRDRSRGRSIDRDAGYERDYRGDYSPPSYSHGSLSDPRYGREMRNHSRDRLRSRSPSPEIHHQHEYLGLQDQSAPISVLLTKGRHNEEYGLRLGSQIFIKEMTRTGLATKDGNLHEGDIILKINGTVTENMSLADARKLIEKSRGKLQLVVLRDRKQTLLNIPSLNDSDSEMDDISEIESNRSFSPQDDRLHHSDLDSHSSNEKLKEKPNAKEDPSSRMSRMGAMPTPFKSTGDISIPAVTAVDSNKELKHQDDPAVPQPKAATRTILKPSPEDEAIYGPNTKMVRFKKGDSVGLRLAGGNDVGIFIAGIQEGTSADQEGLQEGDQILKVNTQDFRGIVREEAVLYLLEIPKGETVTILAQSKYEVYRDIMACGRGDSFFIRSHFECEKESPQSLAFTRGEIFRVVDTLYDGKLGNWLAVRIGNELEKGLIPNKSRAEQMASVQNAQKDGSSDRADFWRTRGQRSGAKKNLRKSREDLTAIVSVSTKFPAYERVQLREAGFKRPVVIFGPIADVAMEKLSNDLPHLYQTAKTEPRDAGSEKSTGVVRLNTVRQIIEQDKHALLDVTPKAVDLLNYTQWFPIVVFFNPDSKQGVKTMRQRLCSTSNKSSRKLYEQANKLKKTCSHLFTATINLNSANDSWYGSLKDTIQQQQGEAVWVSEGKMDGMEDDADDRMSYLTAMGADYLSCDSRLISDLEDTDGEGGAYTDNELDEPLEEPRISSVSRSSEPVHHEESLKKLAPETRAQLRKAGSREILREPSPPPAFKPEPPKGKLQNKEDPYDFPKNYDSRSSNVAVSSETSTVSAKAAPPPVSVKPAFGRPILRNSQPAVLLTEEEEEEAKLEEEGSEQENTPKSVLRKVKIFEEMDHKARMQRMQELQEAQNARLEIAQKHPDIYAVPVKTQKSEQSWPQPMSNRPPEPQKPPVRPYLENRVSYGSDAEEEEEEYRRKLADHSKKGYYGQPSRYRDTEL, encoded by the exons agaaaatgacCGAGTGGTCATAGTTAATGGGACCCCGATGGAAAATGTTCTACATTCTTTTGCAGTTCAGCAGCTtaggaaaagtggaaaagtgGCCACTATT GTAGTGAAAAGACCAAGGAAAGTGCAGGCTGCTGCCCTTCAGAGAAGCCCCTCCCTTGACTATGAGGACAGAGCTTTAGATGTAATGGATGACCATGCAGAATTTGATGGCAAAAGTGCTCGAAGTGGCTACAGTGAGAGAAGCTGGCACAGTGGAAATGGGGGGCGCAGCCAAAGCTGGGGAAACAACCTGGATGCGAGCTACAGAGATGAGCATGACCGAGGGCGTAACCGGAGCAGAGACCgtggcagggagggcagctACAGCCGCGAGCGCAGCCGGGGCAGGAGCGTTGACAGGAGCTTGGATCGAGACTATAGGAGGGATcggagcagaggaaggagcatTGACAGGGATGCTGGCTATGAGCGGGACTACAGAGGAGACTACAGCCCACCCAGTTACAGCCATGGATCTTTATCTGATCCAAGATATGGGAGGGAAATGAGGAACCATAGTCGGGACAGGCTTCGTTCCCGCAGCCCTTCACCCGAAATACACCACCAGCATGAgtacctggggctgcaggatcAGAGTGCACCAATCAGTGTTCTCCTAACGAAAGGCAGACATAATGAAG AGTATGGACTCCGTCTTGGAAGTCAGATCTTCATAAAAGAAATGACCCGTACTGGCCTAGCAACCAAAGATGGGAACCTTCACGAAGGAGATATCATTCTCAAG ATCAATGGTACAGTGACAGAGAACATGTCTTTAGCTGATGCCCGAAAATTGATTGAGAAGTCACGTGGGAAGCTCCAGCTGGTTGTTCTCAGGGACCGAAAGCAGACACTGCTCAACATTCCTTCATTGAACGACAGTGACTCAGAAATGGATG ATATATCTGAAATAGAGTCAAACAGGTCATTCTCCCCTCAAGATGACAGGTTACATCATTCTGATCTAGATTCACATTCATCcaatgaaaaactgaaagagaaaccAAA tgCAAAAGAGGATCCCTCCAGTAGGATGTCCAGAATGGGAGCTATGCCTACTCCGTTCAAATCAACTGGTGACATTTCTATTCCTGCTGTTACAGCTGTAGACTCAAACAAAGAACTGAAGCATCAAGATGACCCAGCAG tGCCTCAGCCAAAAGCAGCTACACGAACAATTCTTAAACCCAGCCCGGAAGATGAAGCAATATATGG TCCTAATACAAAAATGGTGAGATTCAAGAAGGGGGACAGTGTGGGTCTACGACTGGCTGGTGGAAATGATGTAGGAATATTTATTGCTGGAATTCAAGAAGGCACCTCAGCTGATCAGGAGGGACTGCAGGAAGGAGATCAGATTCTTAAG GTAAACACTCAAGACTTCAGAGGCATTGTTCGGGAAGAAGCTGTTTTGTATCTCTTAGAAATTCCCAAAGGTGAAACTGTGACAATTTTGGCTCAAAGCAAATATGAAG TCTACAGAGACATCATGGCCTGTGGCAGAGGAGATTCATTCTTCATAAGGAGTCACTTTGAATGTGAAAAAGAGTCACCACAGAGCTTAGCATTCACCAGAGGGGAGATTTTTAGAGTAGTTGATACACTGTATGATGGCAAACTGGGAAACTGGCTGGCTGTGAGAATTGGAAATGAACTGGAAAAGGGCCTCATTCCAAATAAGAGCAG AGCTGAACAGATGGCCAGTGTTCAAAATGCACAAAAAGATGGCTCAAGTGATAGGGCAGATTTCTGGAGAACACGTGGGCAGCGATCTGGAGCAAAGAAGAATCTGAGGAAGAGCCGTGAAGATCTGACAGCTATTGTGTCTGTGAGCACAAAATTCCCAGCTTATGAGCGTGTTCAGTTGCGTGAAG ctggtTTTAAGAGACCTGTGGTTATATTTGGCCCTATTGCAGATGTTGCTATGGAAAAGCTGTCAAATGATTTGCCTCACCTGTACCAGACAGCAA AGACAGAGCCCAGAGATGCAGGTTCAGAGAAGTCAACTGGAGTAGTGCGCTTGAACACTGTGAGGCAAATCATTGAGCAG GATAAACATGCTCTGTTGGACGTCACTCCTAAAGCAGTGGACCTGCTAAATTACACCCAGTGGTTTCCAATTGTGGTCTTCTTTAACCCAGACAGTAAGCAGGGTGTGAAGACCATGAGACAAAGGCTATGTTCTACATCAAACAAGAGCTCAAGAAAACTTTATGAGCAAGCaaacaaactgaagaaaacTTGTTCCCACCTCTTTACAG CAACCATTAATTTGAATTCAGCCAACGATAGCTGGTATGGTAGCCTGAAGGATACAATTCAGCAACAGCAAGGAGAAGCAGTATGGGTATCTGAAGGAAAG ATGGATGGCATGGAAGACGATGCAGATGATCGTATGTCTTACCTTACTGCCATGGGTGCTGACTATTTGAGCTGTGACAGTCGGCTGATCAGTGACCTAGAGGATACAGATGGAGAAGGTGGAGCATACACTGACAATGAACTTGATGAACCTTTGGAGGAACCAAGGATTTCATCTGTTAGCCGATCCTCTGAACCTGTGCATCACGAGGAG agTTTAAAAAAGTTGGCTCCAGAAACAAGGGCTCAGTTGAGAAAAGCTGGTAGCAGGGAGATCCTTAGAGAACCGAGTCCACCTCCAGCATTCAAACCTGAACCACCTAAG GGAAAGTTACAAAACAAAGAGGATCCATATGACTTCCCCAAGAACTATGACTCCAGATCAAGTAATGTTGCTGTCAGCAGTGAGACTTCAACTGTATCAGCTAAGGCAGCGCCACCACCTGTTTCTGTGAAACCTGCCTTTGGGCGTCCCATTCTGAGAAACTCTCAGCCAGCAGTCCTGCttacagaggaggaggaggaggaggcaaagttggaagaggaaggaagtgAACAAGAAAATACTCCAAAATCAGTACTgaggaaagtaaaaatatttgaggAGATGGATCACAAGGCAAGGATGCAGAGAATGCAGGAGCTACAAGAGGCCCAAAATGCCAGG CTTGAAATAGCCCAGAAGCATCCAGATATTTATGCTGTCCCTGTCAAAACACAGAAGTCAGAACAGAGCTGGCCCCAGCCAATGAG CAACAGGCCTCCAGAACCCCAGAAGCCTCCTGTCAGACCTTACCTGGAGAACCGCGTCAGCTACGGCAGTGATGcggaagaggaggaggaggagtacCGCCGGAAGCTGGCAGACCACTCTAAGAAGGGCTATTATGGACAGCCTTCCAGatacagggacacagagctgtag